TAATTTACGGTTGGTATGCGCTATAGCTTTTTCAAATTCAAAATCACCAGGATTTCTTAAACCTCTCAAAATAAAATTGGCATTTACTTTTTTGCAAAAATCTACCGTAAGTCCTTCATAGGTAAGTACTTTAATTTTGGGTTCTTGGGCAAAAGCCTCTTTAATAAAACGTTGGCGTTCTTCTAACGAAAACATATATTTTTTATCAGAATTTACGCCGATGGCAATTATAATTTCATCAAAAAGCGTTAAGCCTCTTTGGATAATATCTGAATGGCCTAAAGTTAGCGGATCAAAAGAACCAGGAAAAATTGCACGTTTCATAGATCGACATTTAAGTGAAGCAAAATTACTAATTTTTATGCTAAAGCTTCAAGAATGGCATTTTCAAATAAGTCTGGTAACGAAATTCCAGCAGCTCTTGCTTGTTGCGGTAAAATACTTTCTTCCGTTAGTCCAGGAGTTGTGTTCATTTCGAGCATAAAGGGTTCATCATCAATAAAAATAAATTCGCTTCTTGAAAAGCCTTTCATTTTTAAAACAGTGTAGGCTCTTAAGGCCATTTCTATCACTTTTTTTTGCTGAATTTCTGAAATTCTAGCGGGAGTTATTTCTTTTGACTTGCCCTCATATTTTGCCTGGTAGTCAAAAAAATCGTTTTCAGAGACAATTTCTGTTATGGGTAACACTAAGGTTTCTCCTTTATAAGAGATAACACCAACAGAAACCTCAGTGCCATTTAAAAAGGCCTCAATTAAAACTTCATCGTCCTCTACATACGCATTTTCAATAGCGGTGATTAAACTTTCTTTGGTGTAAACTTTTGAAACACCAAGACTACTACCGGCTTTATTTGCTTTTACAAAACAGGGTAAGCCTACTTTTTGTATAATCGCATCAAGATCTAATGGATCTCCTTGGTTTAAATAGTAGGCAATGGCCGATTTAATTCCGTAGGGTTTCAGAATACTGAGTAGATCTCTTTTGTTAAATGTAATGGCCGCTTGGTAGGCATCACAAGAGGTTTGTGGAATCCCTAACAACTCAAAATAGGATTGCATGAGTCCGTCTTCTCCTGGAGAACCATGTATGGCATTAAAGACGCAATCGAAGGTGATTTTATGATTCTCTACTTCGATTGAAAAATCATTTTTATTTACAGGATATTCTTCATTATTTTCTGTTACATACACCCATTTCTCTTTAAAAATATGAATGCGAAAAAGGTCAAATTTCTTGGTATCGAGAAATTTATAAACAACATGACCGCTTTTGAGTGATATTTTATACTCACTTGAATAACCACCCATAATTATGGCAATCTTCTTTTTCATATATATAGACTTTTAAAAATAACGCTATTCAAGATCAAAGTAAAGAAAAAACTACTTTGGTTAGGGTGTATGGCGCAATTATTTTTGGAGCAGCCTAAAGAAAACTACATTTTAATTTATCTTATTCATTTGTTGAAGGTCATTTGTTATCTTTGCCCAATACTAAGAGGATATAAAATGAAAAATTTTTTCAACTTTTTAAAAAGTAAATCTTTCCTGATACAACTAGGACTAGCGCTGATAGTTTTAGTGGTCTTTATTTTTGGAGTTTTGCAATGGTTAAAAAGTTCAACAAACCATGGTGAATTTGTTGAAGTGCCCGATTTAGCTAAATTAACAGTTACTGAAATGCGAAAAGTTATTGACGATGCAGATTTGCGTTATGAAGTGTTAGACTCTGCAAATTACAATCCAGATTTCCCTAGATTTTCTGTGATTGAGCAAAATCCACCAGCGGGAAACAAAGTAAAACAGAATAGAAAAGTGTATGTTACTGTAAACCCTTCAGGGTATAAAAAAGTAAGTGTTCCGGACATCATACAGGTAACCTTGCGCAATGCAACGGCAAAACTAAGGGCTGTTGGTTTAGACGTACAACGTGTGACCTATATAGATGAATTTGGAAAAGACATGGTTTATCGAATAAAATATAAAGGCAAATATATTGAGGAAGGGTACAAACTTCCCAAAACCTCAAAAGTAGAATTGGTTTGCGGAAATGGGTATGAAAGTGAAGGCTCAAAAGTGAAGTCGGCCTCAGAAGAATAATATATGATCGAAGAAGAAGAAGGTGCTGAGCTAGAAAAAGATGAGCTTTTTGAACATTATAGTGTCACGGCATCAAAAGGGCAAGAACCCTTGCGGGTGGATAAATTTTTGATGAACTTTATTGAAAATGCAGTACGGAATAAAATTCAAAATGCTGCGCGAGAAGGTCACATTTGGGTAAATGATGTGGCGGTAAAGCAAAACTATAAAGTAAAAGCTGGTGATCACGTACGTGTTTTGTTCGAGCATCCTCCACACGAAAACTTATTAGTTCCTGAAGATATTCCTATCAACGTGGTTTATGAAGATCAAGATTTAATGGTCGTGAATAAACCAGCGGGTATGGTTGTACATCCCGGTCATGGCAACTATTCTGGAACTTTAATAAATGCCTTGTTGCATCATATTAAAGACTTACCCGTAAACAGAAATGAGCGTCCTGGATTGGTACACAGAATAGATAAAGATACCTCTGGACTTTTAGTAATCGCTAAGACCGATATTGCTATGACGCATTTGTCTAAACAGTTTTTTGATAAAACCAGTGAGCGCGAATATGTGGCTTTGGTTTGGGGAAATGTAGAAGATGAGAGTGGCACCATCGAAGGGCACGTAGGTAGACATCCTACCAACAGATTACAGATGACCGTTTTCCCCGAAGGTGACCAAGGGAAAGAGGCCGTAACTCATTATAAAGTTCTTGAGCGATTAGGCTATGTAACTTTAATTTCTTGTCAATTAGAAACAGGTAGAACACATCAAATTCGTGTGCATCTTAAACATATTGGGCACACCTTATTTAATGACGCACGGTATGGTGGTGAACGCGTGTTGAAAGGAACCACATTTACGAAATACAAACAGTTTGTAGAAAATGCCTTTAAATTATTACCCCGACAAGCACTACATGCCAAAACCCTTGGTTTTATGCATCCCACGAGTGGTGAATTTATGCGTTTTGATTCTGAAATTCCTGAAGATATGAATGCATGTATCGAAAAATGGCGTCAATATTCTAAAAGCAGCATCTCGGAGGAATAGATTTCTGTAATAGTAGTATCGATTTTAGGTTTTTAGAGGACCAATTCTTTTTAAAAATCTTTAGTAATTTTAGGCTCAGTGAAAAAAACATGCCAGGTAATGGCTAATAGAAAAAAGTATCAAAAATGAAAATAGTAATTTCTCCAGCGAAGTCCCTTGATTTTGAAAGTAAATTACCCACGCTAGACTATACACAGCCTAATTTTTTAAAACAAGCTGAGAAACTAAACCGAATTTTGGCGAAGAAAAAGCCAAAAGATCTGTCTAAATTAATGCATATATCAGATCAACTAGCTCAATTAAATTGGGAGCGCAATCAACAATTTGCGCTGCCTTTTACACCCGAAAATTCAAGACCAGCAGTGTATGCCTTTAATGGTGATGTGTATCAAGGTTTAGATGCATTGACCATTCCTGAAGCTAAAATAGAGAATTTACAAAATAGCCTTCGTATTTTATCAGGACTCTATGGTGTTTTGAAACCATTAGATTTGATGCAGGCTTATCGTCTAGAAATGGGCACGAGTTTAGGGGTTGGCAAAAATAAAAATTTGTATGAATTTTGGAAAAATGACATCACTACTTTTTTAAATAGCGAATTAAACGAGGGTGAACTATTTGTGAATTTGGCCAGTAATGAATATTTTTCAGCAATAGATACAAAAAAGTTGAAGGTTCCTGTCATTGCCCCAGTTTTTAAAGATTGGAAAAATGACAAGTTGAAAATAATTAGCTTTTATGCTAAAAAGGCAAGAGGGTCTATGGTGCGTTATATTATCGATACTAAAGCAGAGACTTTAGACGATATTAAAAACTTTAATTTAGACGGCTACTTATTTAGTCAAGAACATACCCTAAAAGAAAACGAGCCTGTTTTTATAAGATAGTTCATAGGCAGGCTTTTTAAATTTCCCATCGTAAAACAAGCTATAGGCTACTTTTTTTTCTTAATGGCTATTTTCTCTTCAACAGTTGGTCTTCTTTTTATTTTTCTTGGTCTTCTTACTCCAAATGAATTATTAGAAATTTTACCTTTACGCGACTTTTTATCTCCTTTTCCCATGAGTTCTTGTTTTAAATAAAAATAAGACTTTTATAAGCAAATCCCAAAACTTACTACACTTATAAAATTATAGCTTTGACCTTCAATTGTTTTAATAATTTGAGAGTCAAGCCTTAAAATACTAACAATATGCAACAAAATTGATTTAATATGTGTCTTTTTATAATGATAAGCATCTCTTAAAAGTCTTAAATTCGTGCTATCTTATAAGAGATAAATAGCGAATAGGATACTAGACTAGTGCGTATCTTAGAGAAGCTTAAAATAGGTACAAAATTTATGAAGCAATTACAACGATTAGAAGTATTTAAGAAATCAGTTAATAATAAATTCACTGTTTATAACAGCTTATTCCTGAATTTACCCTATCGGAATATTGAAAATGTAGGGATGGCAATTCCATTGATGTTAGATCAGTGTCAAAAAGGCTTAAAATCAGGAAAAAACCCTAAGGAAATTTTAGAACTTTTTTTTCAAAATTATGTAGACATTGCCTCCGAAAAACAACGTATTGATTTTATGTTTCGTATTATTCAATATGTGGAGCGACAGGTGGTACTGTATGATAGTGTTGAAGACGCCGCCTTTCCAAAATTGTACGAACACAGTACCAGTTTAACTATTAAAGATTATTTTGAATTAGTAGATAAAAACAAAAGTTGGGATAAAATAGCGGAGAAATTATCAACCTTTAGTGCACGTATTGTTTTAACGGCTCATCCCACGCAATTTTATACACCAGCAGTTTTAGATATCATCGCTGAGCTTAGAACCCTTATTTTAGACGATAAAATAGACGAAATTGATGTAACCTTACAGCAATTAGGACTTACCTCACTTATTAATTCTAAAAAGCCAACACCTCTAGACGAGGCGAAGAATATTATCTATATCTTGAGAAACGTCTATTATGAAGCTGTTGGAGAGCTTTATGCCTATCTAAAACGAAACATTAATAATTCAGAATTCGAAAATTATAACATTATGAAGTTAGGTTTCTGGCCCGGTGGTGATCGCGATGGAAACCCTTTTGTAACCGCTGATGTCACAAGTGATGTTGCTGACGAGTTACGCGTTACTTTAATGAAATGCTATTATAACGATCTAAAAAAATTACAGCAAAAATTAACATTTACAGAACTGCAGGAGGATATCAATCAATTGCGTTCTAATTTATATACAGCCATGTTTAACCCCGAAAAGCATGTGGGTTATAAAGATATTATAATGCCTTTACAGCATATCAGACGAATTTTAATTGAGAAATACCACGAATTGTATTTAGAGGATTTAGATTTTTTCATTGACAAAGTGAACATCTTTAA
The sequence above is drawn from the Cellulophaga sp. Hel_I_12 genome and encodes:
- the coaD gene encoding pantetheine-phosphate adenylyltransferase; the encoded protein is MKRAIFPGSFDPLTLGHSDIIQRGLTLFDEIIIAIGVNSDKKYMFSLEERQRFIKEAFAQEPKIKVLTYEGLTVDFCKKVNANFILRGLRNPGDFEFEKAIAHTNRKLSEIETVFLLTSSGKSYISSSIVRDVIKNGGDYTGLVPDTVRI
- a CDS encoding D-alanine--D-alanine ligase; the encoded protein is MKKKIAIIMGGYSSEYKISLKSGHVVYKFLDTKKFDLFRIHIFKEKWVYVTENNEEYPVNKNDFSIEVENHKITFDCVFNAIHGSPGEDGLMQSYFELLGIPQTSCDAYQAAITFNKRDLLSILKPYGIKSAIAYYLNQGDPLDLDAIIQKVGLPCFVKANKAGSSLGVSKVYTKESLITAIENAYVEDDEVLIEAFLNGTEVSVGVISYKGETLVLPITEIVSENDFFDYQAKYEGKSKEITPARISEIQQKKVIEMALRAYTVLKMKGFSRSEFIFIDDEPFMLEMNTTPGLTEESILPQQARAAGISLPDLFENAILEALA
- a CDS encoding PASTA domain-containing protein, coding for MKNFFNFLKSKSFLIQLGLALIVLVVFIFGVLQWLKSSTNHGEFVEVPDLAKLTVTEMRKVIDDADLRYEVLDSANYNPDFPRFSVIEQNPPAGNKVKQNRKVYVTVNPSGYKKVSVPDIIQVTLRNATAKLRAVGLDVQRVTYIDEFGKDMVYRIKYKGKYIEEGYKLPKTSKVELVCGNGYESEGSKVKSASEE
- a CDS encoding RluA family pseudouridine synthase, coding for MIEEEEGAELEKDELFEHYSVTASKGQEPLRVDKFLMNFIENAVRNKIQNAAREGHIWVNDVAVKQNYKVKAGDHVRVLFEHPPHENLLVPEDIPINVVYEDQDLMVVNKPAGMVVHPGHGNYSGTLINALLHHIKDLPVNRNERPGLVHRIDKDTSGLLVIAKTDIAMTHLSKQFFDKTSEREYVALVWGNVEDESGTIEGHVGRHPTNRLQMTVFPEGDQGKEAVTHYKVLERLGYVTLISCQLETGRTHQIRVHLKHIGHTLFNDARYGGERVLKGTTFTKYKQFVENAFKLLPRQALHAKTLGFMHPTSGEFMRFDSEIPEDMNACIEKWRQYSKSSISEE
- the yaaA gene encoding peroxide stress protein YaaA, with the protein product MKIVISPAKSLDFESKLPTLDYTQPNFLKQAEKLNRILAKKKPKDLSKLMHISDQLAQLNWERNQQFALPFTPENSRPAVYAFNGDVYQGLDALTIPEAKIENLQNSLRILSGLYGVLKPLDLMQAYRLEMGTSLGVGKNKNLYEFWKNDITTFLNSELNEGELFVNLASNEYFSAIDTKKLKVPVIAPVFKDWKNDKLKIISFYAKKARGSMVRYIIDTKAETLDDIKNFNLDGYLFSQEHTLKENEPVFIR
- a CDS encoding 30S ribosomal protein THX, producing the protein MGKGDKKSRKGKISNNSFGVRRPRKIKRRPTVEEKIAIKKKK